A part of Setaria viridis chromosome 8, Setaria_viridis_v4.0, whole genome shotgun sequence genomic DNA contains:
- the LOC140223674 gene encoding uncharacterized protein, translating into MATAQAQLCCATDADSVGEIASARDSDALAVASAVSLCLLHDLVGAAAFLASHPLHAVYLLIFARGLVTLAAFFWPLLASTSLLLAVLATVGPYVGGGAEWPGVRSLGRTCGIAVAALCAGLRPDGGAGLVGQLCSFVLGPADTASVLRVEEIMGEPCDITACCFVLEEEKSLLLLGGDECKELAFEFGERSFLDYEDFGDLKDEIDEKVVISEDLKGSDSLAEQCCPSATIFVQEMEAEEEENCIQGQGLILSAVDEVSDGVEEKRLECDPVSVEIKKCEPEQALDIKKLEPVEPMEAKKLEIKKSESVHAVEIKKCEPVKAGQIKKSEPVNSVETQNPKLVQAVEINKCEHAQELEVKKLEPVEPLEIRKSDPVEPVEIKKSEPVKPRSSIAQRIKLWEAQVCGNIKPVLEDEENSVESSLEVGPVKDLKKCMRFEADPCVNNRNSEQQAQDVAHDQESTNEQHEQEFKDVKEYTRSETETSSAKCSQNDEAEEVALAVSLPEEELQQGCKDEQPEPELQEQVYEIAQAEQELQEMEEVYADVTSSPAMWNGRESPLKSSSIAGRVHSRTSSENLVSEGSPSRKDKEWKRTLACKLYEERMQLRLCRDRAVVEGSDNMDMLWEAYEVGGGGGGGKGRGGKRSGSKAKSVANDKVEELVDEGEEEEEEDDDEEVRQLCCLQALKLSTRKMNFGGGKPSLSKITKVLRRMTALSRMGSRRKQSG; encoded by the coding sequence ATGGCGACGGCGCAGGCCCAGCTCTGCTGCGCCACTGACGCCGACAGCGTCGGCGAGATCGCTAGCGCCAGAGATAGCGATGCCCTGGCGGTGGCGTCCGCCGTGTCCCTCTGCCTCCTCCACGACCTGGTCGGTGCCGCGGCGTTCCTCGCCTCGCACCCGCTCCACGCCGTCTACCTCCTCATCTTCGCGCGCGGCCTCGTCACGCTGGCGGCGTTCTTCTGGCCGCTCCTTGCGTCCACGTCGCTCCTCCTTGCCGTGCTCGCCACCGTCGGCCCgtacgtcggcggcggcgcggagtgGCCCGGGGTGAGGTCCCTCGGCAGGACCTGTGGCATTGCCGTCGCCGCGCTCTGCGCCGGGCTCcgccccgacggcggcgcggggctgGTCGGGCAGCTCTGCTCCTTCGTCCTCGGCCCTGCCGACACCGCCTCCGTCCTCCGCGTCGAGGAGATCATGGGTGAGCCGTGCGACATTACTGCTTGTTGCTTTGTGCTTGAGGAAGAGAAGAGCTTGTTGTTGCTAGGTGGCGACGAGTGCAAGGAGCTTGCATTTGAGTTTGGTGAGAGAAGCTTCTTGGATTATGAGGATTTTGGTGATTTGAAGGACGAAATTGATGAAAAAGTTGTGATTTCCGAGGATTTGAAGGGCTCTGATTCTTTAGCCGAGCAATGCTGCCCAAGTGCGACAATATTTGTGCAGGAAATggaagcagaggaagaagagaattgCATCCAGGGGCAGGGCCTCATCTTGTCAGCCGTTGATGAGGTCAGCGATGGTGTTGAGGAAAAGAGATTGGAGTGTGACCCAGTGTCAGTAGAGATCAAGAAATGTGAGCCAGAGCAAGCATTGGATATCAAGAAATTGGAGCCGGTGGAACCAATGGAGGCCAAGAAATTGGAGATAAAGAAATCTGAGTCAGTGCATGCAGTCGAGATCAAGAAATGTGAGCCAGTGAAAGCAGGGCAGATCAAGAAATCTGAGCCAGTTAATTCAGTGGAGACCCAGAATCCTAAGCTTGTGCAAGCAGTGGAGATCAATAAATGTGAGCATGCGCAAGAACTGGAGGTCAAGAAACTTGAGCCAGTGGAACCGCTTGAGATCAGGAAATCTGACCCAGTTGAACCAGTGGAGATCAAGAAGAGTGAGCCAGTGAAGCCACGTTCTTCGATAGCTCAGCGCATCAAGCTATGGGAGGCACAAGTATGTGGCAACATCAAACCAGTGCTTGAAGACGAGGAAAATTCAGTTGAATCCAGTTTGGAGGTGGGACCAGTCAAGGATTTGAAGAAATGCATGCGATTTGAGGCTGATCCTTGCGTCAACAACCGCAACAGTGAGCAGCAAGCTCAAGATGTTGCCCACGATCAAGAATCAACCAATGAACAGCACGAACAAGAATTTAAGGATGTAAAAGAATATACGCGCTCAGAGACCGAAACTTCCAGTGCAAAATGCAGCCAAAACGATGAGGCTGAAGAAGTCGCCCTTGCAGTTTCACTGCCCGAAGAAGAACTACAACAAGGCTGCAAAGATGAGCAACCTGAACCAGAGCTGCAAGAGCAGGTGTACGAAATCGCGCAAGCTGAGCAAGAGCTGCAAGAGATGGAGGAGGTGTACGCAGACGTGACATCATCTCCGGCCATGTGGAATGGGAGGGAGAGCCCGCTGAAGTCGTCATCGATCGCCGGCCGTGTGCACTCGCGGACCTCGTCGGAGAATCTCGTCAGCGAGGGGTCGCCGTCGCGGAAGGACAAAGAGTGGAAGCGGACGCTGGCGTGCAAGCTCTACGAGGAGCGCATGCAGCTCCGGCTGTGCCGCGACCGCGCCGTGGTGGAGGGCAGCGACAACATGGACATGCTCTGGGAGGCGTACGAggtgggcggcggtggcggcggcggcaagggcagAGGCGGGAAGCGCAGCGGGAGCAAGGCGAAAAGCGTTGCCAACGACAAGGTGGAGGAGCTCGTCGATGaaggcgaggaagaggaggaagaagacgatgaCGAAGAGGTGAGGCAGCTGTGCTGCCTGCAGGCGCTCAAGTTGTCCACGAGGAAGATGAACTTCGGAGGCGGCAAGCCCAGCCTGTCCAAGATCACGAAGGTGCTGAGGAGGATGACCGCGCTGTCGAGGATGGGATCCCGGCGCAAGCAGTCCGGATGA